A window of the Natronomonas salina genome harbors these coding sequences:
- a CDS encoding preprotein translocase subunit SecD, with protein sequence MKLQLKKHWRIWLLVLFVVLSSVAVFAPTGGAGGGDLNETNGTDSPQGTSSQYTNLRFGLDLSGGTQVRAPLIGMTVTGLEIDDPGATEQTLQSELDLGAADVDADAEEGAVEIYTDHYVNDDWQSQDEAFQAFAAALQEAGYSVSTDDVRMGVTSQTRDTAEERLTRKISEGGLPGGEVSQVAQPGSQHLMVVEVPGANRTAVRERITDRGQVETVALFPDPETGEYRTESLIDQGDFANIGGATQDSGQTFVPVTLTQEAGPRFGQAMRDYGFDQQGGTNCNYNYQDQSLQENIQRMNESGQENRCLLTVVDGEVVYGSGIAPSLSSSFRDGSFDENPRYQTNTPDLETARQLELDMRTGALPTTLDIENRGTEFYLQPSLAERFKPLSLATGAVAVLAVAMMVFLRYRRPEVALPMTLTAGAEVFILLGFAAAVSLPLDLSHIAGFIAVIGTGVDDLVIIADEIMQQGEVKTSRVFESRFRKAFWVIGAAAATTIIAMSPLAVLSLGELRGFAIVTIVGVLIGVLITRPAYGDILRILVLEDE encoded by the coding sequence ATGAAACTCCAGCTGAAGAAGCACTGGCGCATCTGGCTGCTCGTTCTCTTCGTCGTCCTCAGCTCCGTCGCCGTCTTCGCCCCCACGGGCGGCGCCGGCGGGGGCGACCTGAACGAGACGAACGGGACCGACTCCCCGCAGGGGACCTCCTCGCAGTACACGAACCTCCGGTTCGGCCTCGACCTCTCCGGCGGGACCCAGGTCAGAGCGCCGCTGATCGGCATGACCGTCACCGGACTCGAGATAGACGACCCCGGGGCGACCGAACAGACGCTCCAGAGCGAACTCGACCTGGGCGCCGCGGACGTGGACGCCGACGCCGAGGAGGGCGCCGTCGAGATCTACACCGACCACTACGTCAACGACGACTGGCAGAGCCAGGACGAGGCGTTCCAGGCGTTCGCGGCGGCGCTCCAGGAGGCCGGCTACTCCGTCAGCACCGACGACGTCCGGATGGGCGTCACCAGCCAGACGCGGGACACCGCCGAGGAGCGGCTCACCAGGAAGATCAGCGAGGGCGGCCTCCCCGGCGGCGAGGTGAGCCAGGTCGCCCAGCCCGGCTCCCAGCACCTGATGGTCGTCGAGGTGCCCGGCGCCAACCGGACGGCGGTCAGAGAGCGGATCACCGACCGCGGGCAGGTCGAGACGGTGGCGCTGTTCCCCGACCCCGAGACCGGCGAGTACCGCACCGAGTCGCTCATCGACCAGGGCGACTTCGCGAACATCGGCGGCGCGACCCAGGACAGCGGCCAGACGTTCGTCCCGGTCACGCTCACCCAGGAGGCCGGCCCCCGGTTCGGCCAGGCGATGCGCGACTACGGCTTCGACCAGCAGGGCGGGACGAACTGTAACTACAACTACCAGGACCAGTCGCTGCAGGAGAACATCCAGCGGATGAACGAGTCCGGCCAGGAGAACCGCTGTCTGCTGACCGTCGTCGACGGGGAGGTCGTCTACGGATCGGGCATCGCTCCGAGCCTCTCCTCGTCGTTCCGCGACGGCAGCTTCGACGAGAACCCCCGCTACCAGACGAACACGCCAGACCTCGAGACCGCCCGGCAGCTCGAACTCGACATGCGGACCGGCGCGCTCCCGACGACGCTGGACATCGAGAACCGCGGGACGGAGTTCTACCTCCAGCCGAGCCTCGCCGAGCGGTTCAAGCCGCTCTCGCTGGCGACCGGGGCCGTCGCCGTCCTCGCGGTCGCGATGATGGTCTTCCTCCGCTACCGCCGACCGGAGGTCGCCCTGCCGATGACGCTCACCGCCGGCGCGGAGGTGTTCATCCTGCTCGGGTTCGCCGCCGCCGTCAGCCTGCCGCTGGACCTCTCGCACATCGCGGGCTTCATCGCCGTCATCGGTACCGGGGTCGACGACCTCGTGATAATCGCCGACGAGATCATGCAGCAGGGCGAGGTGAAGACCTCCCGGGTGTTCGAGTCGCGGTTCCGGAAGGCGTTCTGGGTGATCGGCGCCGCCGCCGCGACGACGATCATCGCCATGTCGCCGCTGGCGGTGCTGTCGCTGGGCGAACTCCGCGGGTTCGCCATCGTCACCATCGTCGGCGTCCTCATCGGCGTCCTCATCACCCGGCCCGCCTACGGGGACATCCTCCGCATCCTCGTCCTCGAGGACGAGTAG
- a CDS encoding TrmB family transcriptional regulator — MASLRDLGLSEYEARAYRALLKTGPTTAKELSRVSDVPMGRIYDVLNSIEQYNLVRSQSASRPKKYVAVEPTTALDRLLDDKKRELEEKANQYEEIVDDLTGELETAEPVEETFWTASVGPDETVDLLVERLSAADSRVVMVLSTYTEQFFDIDTVGTIILDELSEALERGVEVQLLMRPDLVPILPESIGDRYRGSLMEHDQFSVRTSENVSGTFTLIDENEVVIEVPHPLKSQEVFAMIDLKDREFAQSVRTEFDPRWEKAEELTF, encoded by the coding sequence ATGGCGAGTCTCAGAGACCTCGGCCTCTCCGAGTACGAGGCCCGAGCGTACCGAGCCCTCCTGAAGACGGGACCCACAACGGCCAAGGAGTTGTCCCGGGTCAGCGACGTGCCGATGGGCCGGATCTACGACGTGCTCAACAGCATCGAGCAGTACAACCTCGTTCGCTCGCAGTCGGCCTCGCGGCCGAAGAAGTACGTCGCGGTCGAACCCACGACCGCCCTCGACCGGCTCCTCGACGACAAGAAGCGGGAGCTCGAGGAGAAGGCCAACCAGTACGAGGAGATCGTCGACGACCTCACCGGCGAACTGGAGACCGCCGAACCCGTCGAGGAGACCTTCTGGACGGCGTCGGTCGGCCCCGACGAGACCGTCGACCTGCTCGTCGAGCGGCTCTCCGCCGCCGACTCCCGGGTCGTCATGGTGCTGTCGACCTACACCGAGCAGTTCTTCGACATCGACACGGTCGGGACCATCATCCTCGACGAACTCAGCGAGGCCCTCGAACGCGGCGTCGAGGTCCAGCTCCTCATGCGGCCCGACCTCGTCCCCATCCTCCCGGAGTCGATCGGCGACCGCTACCGCGGCTCGCTGATGGAGCACGACCAGTTCTCGGTCCGGACCAGCGAGAACGTCTCCGGGACGTTCACGCTCATCGACGAGAACGAGGTCGTCATCGAGGTCCCCCACCCGCTGAAGAGCCAGGAGGTCTTCGCGATGATCGACCTCAAGGACCGCGAGTTCGCCCAGAGCGTCCGCACCGAGTTCGACCCGCGCTGGGAGAAGGCCGAGGAGCTCACCTTCTGA
- a CDS encoding MOSC domain-containing protein gives MSTPTLERIVVYPVKSLDPHDTLERVEVRPDGGLTYDRTFAMVDADGDYVNGKNDRRVHRLRSWFDPKAGRLTFRPADGEPAAFDVEDREAIEAWLADHFDEPVTLRYDETGGFPDDTLASGPTVISEATLEAVAGWFDGIDAAEMERRLRPNLVVSGVEAFWEDRLYEDEETAVAFRVGDAEFLGSNPCQRCVVPTRDPDTGAETPGFRETFVRKREETLPEWASEDWFDHYFRLMVNTFVPEATVGAELRVGDELEILGERPYPA, from the coding sequence ATGTCGACGCCGACGCTCGAGCGCATCGTCGTCTACCCGGTCAAGTCCCTGGACCCCCACGACACCCTCGAACGCGTCGAGGTGCGCCCCGACGGGGGGCTCACCTACGACCGCACGTTCGCGATGGTCGACGCCGACGGCGACTACGTCAACGGGAAGAACGACCGCCGGGTCCACCGGCTGCGGTCGTGGTTCGACCCGAAGGCCGGGCGGCTCACGTTCCGACCGGCCGACGGCGAGCCGGCCGCGTTCGACGTCGAGGACCGCGAGGCCATCGAGGCGTGGCTCGCCGACCACTTCGACGAACCCGTGACGCTCCGGTACGACGAGACGGGCGGCTTCCCGGACGACACGCTCGCCTCGGGGCCGACGGTCATCTCGGAGGCCACCCTGGAGGCGGTCGCCGGCTGGTTCGACGGGATCGACGCCGCGGAGATGGAGCGGCGGCTCCGCCCGAACCTCGTCGTCTCCGGCGTCGAGGCGTTCTGGGAGGACCGCCTCTACGAGGACGAGGAGACGGCCGTCGCGTTCCGGGTCGGCGACGCCGAGTTCCTGGGGTCGAACCCCTGCCAGCGCTGCGTCGTCCCGACGAGAGACCCCGACACCGGCGCGGAGACGCCCGGCTTCCGGGAGACGTTCGTCCGGAAGCGCGAGGAGACGCTCCCGGAGTGGGCGTCCGAGGACTGGTTCGACCACTACTTCCGGCTGATGGTCAACACGTTCGTCCCCGAGGCGACGGTCGGAGCGGAACTCCGAGTCGGCGACGAACTGGAGATACTGGGCGAACGACCCTACCCAGCCTGA
- a CDS encoding DUF255 domain-containing protein, which yields MTFRDGTLVDWREWGQEAFDVADRTGKPVLCSLTAPWCEWCETMDEESYSDPKLAAHVGESFVPVRVDVDRHPRVRERYNMGGFPTTVFLTPGGEVLSGATYLGPDGLRQVLDGVRRSWDAKGASAGRVPRALDEGDLPSGEVDAAIEAHMVEQVAAAFDDEFGGWGTGAKFPMARTVEFALKRDRDRATRTLEAIQTHLYDTYDGGFYRFAENRSWGEPHREKLTDENAALVRTFSNGYLYTGNDAYRNTAEGTVDYLTTTVWTGEAFGASQAASDYFLLEPTEREDADPPSVDGTVFADKNGLAAEALFRYAAVTDADGAERYAERALEYVLETLVDDGRVVHYDEPDSETGLLVDHARLLSGLTAAAQVTGPDGWIAPAREVADDAVDRLLAADGAFLDGEPTGAGLLDRPLRPLDTNAEMADALLDLWALTGEARYRETATDALAAFAGAHERMGVEVAGYAAACARAHYDPLVVRTPAAGTDLHRAALRIADHEKVVVPEDREDAVVVRAGSTSDPASTPDELLERAADGPAP from the coding sequence ATGACCTTCCGAGACGGGACGCTGGTGGACTGGCGGGAGTGGGGCCAGGAGGCCTTCGACGTCGCCGACCGGACCGGCAAGCCCGTGCTCTGCTCGCTGACGGCGCCGTGGTGTGAGTGGTGCGAGACGATGGACGAGGAGTCGTACTCCGACCCGAAACTCGCCGCCCACGTCGGCGAGAGCTTCGTCCCCGTCCGCGTCGACGTCGACCGCCACCCCCGCGTCCGCGAGCGGTACAACATGGGCGGCTTCCCGACGACGGTGTTCCTGACGCCGGGCGGCGAGGTGCTCTCGGGGGCGACCTACCTCGGGCCGGACGGCCTCCGGCAGGTCCTCGACGGCGTCCGGCGCTCCTGGGACGCGAAGGGCGCCTCGGCCGGGCGGGTGCCGCGGGCCCTCGACGAGGGCGACCTGCCGAGCGGCGAGGTCGACGCCGCCATCGAGGCCCACATGGTCGAGCAGGTCGCCGCCGCCTTCGACGACGAGTTCGGCGGCTGGGGCACCGGAGCGAAGTTCCCGATGGCCCGGACCGTCGAGTTCGCGCTCAAGCGCGACCGCGACCGCGCGACCCGGACCCTCGAGGCGATCCAGACGCACCTCTACGACACCTACGACGGCGGCTTCTACCGCTTCGCCGAGAACCGCAGCTGGGGGGAGCCCCACCGCGAGAAGCTGACCGACGAGAACGCCGCGCTCGTCAGGACGTTCTCGAACGGCTACCTCTACACCGGCAACGACGCCTACCGGAACACCGCCGAGGGGACCGTCGACTACCTGACGACCACCGTCTGGACGGGCGAGGCCTTCGGCGCGAGCCAGGCGGCCAGCGACTACTTCCTCCTGGAGCCGACCGAGCGCGAGGATGCCGACCCGCCGAGCGTCGACGGGACCGTCTTCGCCGACAAGAACGGGCTGGCCGCCGAGGCGCTGTTCCGCTACGCCGCCGTCACCGACGCCGACGGCGCCGAGCGGTACGCCGAGCGGGCCCTCGAGTACGTCCTGGAGACGCTCGTCGACGACGGCCGCGTCGTCCACTACGACGAGCCGGACAGCGAGACCGGCCTGCTCGTCGACCACGCCCGGCTCCTCTCGGGGCTCACCGCCGCCGCGCAGGTCACCGGCCCCGACGGCTGGATAGCGCCCGCCCGCGAGGTCGCCGACGACGCGGTCGACCGGCTGCTCGCGGCCGACGGCGCGTTCCTGGACGGCGAACCGACGGGCGCCGGGCTCCTCGACCGGCCGCTCCGGCCGCTCGACACCAACGCCGAGATGGCCGACGCGCTGCTGGACCTCTGGGCGCTCACCGGCGAGGCGCGCTACCGCGAGACGGCGACCGACGCGCTGGCCGCGTTCGCGGGCGCCCACGAGCGGATGGGCGTCGAGGTCGCCGGCTACGCGGCGGCCTGCGCCCGCGCCCACTACGACCCGCTCGTCGTCCGGACGCCGGCTGCCGGAACGGACCTCCACCGGGCGGCCCTCCGGATCGCCGACCACGAGAAGGTCGTCGTCCCCGAGGACCGCGAGGACGCCGTCGTCGTCCGCGCCGGCTCGACGTCCGACCCCGCGTCGACGCCCGACGAACTGCTCGAGCGTGCAGCCGACGGGCCCGCGCCCTGA
- the secF gene encoding protein translocase subunit SecF, producing MELSVPEVDYSDYTNRELVAIPLGLLTLALGILAVATVLTGSPVDLGMEFTGGAELQIQTSDSPEEIRSEFDAPVASVTQVGSPTSDTYLVEFRAEDYDDLNSLVSQAEDAGYEIQQEGERSPSFAGDTQTQALFGLLIAFAGMAILVFLMFRTFIPSIAVVASAFSDIVIPLALMRLFNIELTLGTVAALLMLIGYSVDSDLLLNNHVLRRHGDFYTSTTRAMRTGVTMTITSIAAMVVMTVVARALGIPLLPAVGIVLVFGLLADLMNTYLLNVSLLRYYKYEAIAQ from the coding sequence ATGGAACTGTCGGTACCGGAGGTCGACTACTCCGACTACACCAACCGCGAGCTGGTGGCGATCCCGCTGGGGCTGCTCACGCTGGCGCTGGGCATCCTCGCCGTCGCGACGGTGCTGACCGGCTCGCCGGTCGACCTCGGGATGGAGTTCACGGGCGGTGCGGAGCTACAGATACAGACGTCCGACTCGCCGGAGGAGATCAGATCCGAGTTCGACGCCCCGGTCGCGTCGGTCACGCAGGTCGGCTCGCCGACCAGCGACACCTACCTCGTCGAGTTCAGGGCGGAGGACTACGACGACCTGAACTCGCTGGTCTCGCAGGCCGAGGACGCGGGCTACGAGATCCAGCAGGAGGGCGAACGGAGCCCGAGCTTCGCCGGCGACACGCAGACGCAGGCGCTGTTCGGACTGCTCATCGCCTTCGCCGGGATGGCGATCCTCGTGTTCCTCATGTTCCGGACGTTCATCCCCTCGATCGCCGTCGTGGCGTCGGCGTTCTCCGACATCGTCATCCCGCTGGCGCTGATGCGGCTGTTCAACATCGAGCTGACGCTCGGGACCGTCGCGGCGCTGCTGATGCTCATCGGGTACTCGGTGGACTCCGACCTGCTGTTGAACAACCACGTCCTCCGGCGGCACGGCGACTTCTACACCTCGACGACCCGCGCGATGCGCACCGGGGTGACGATGACGATCACGTCTATCGCCGCGATGGTCGTGATGACCGTCGTCGCCCGGGCCCTCGGCATCCCGCTGCTGCCGGCCGTGGGCATCGTGCTCGTCTTCGGCCTGCTGGCCGACCTGATGAACACCTACCTGCTCAACGTGAGCCTGCTCCGCTACTACAAGTACGAGGCGATCGCACAATGA
- a CDS encoding thiamine pyrophosphate-dependent dehydrogenase E1 component subunit alpha → MYRDVVTARHYEERLQEEYLEGKQPKFDISAGPIPGELHLAAGHEPAAVGVCQHLTDDDTVTAPHRPHHVAIAKGVDLKRMTAEIFGRRTGLSKGKGGHMHLFDPDVNFACSGIIAQGCPPAVGAAMAAKKRNSDAVAVSYVGEGAISQGGFLESLNLASVRDLPVVFVVEDNDWAISMPKERVTDVADGSKRAQGFDLPGERVDHNDPIAVYEAAERAVGRARAGNGPTLIEVQVHRRMGHFMGDAQEYRSDEEVEKLDRLDPIPKLEARLGREGLSDERIEELREAATRRVEDAIEWAKEQPQPDPAEAYDDVFVDPPASTTAAEAGGDD, encoded by the coding sequence ATGTACCGCGACGTGGTGACCGCCCGGCACTACGAGGAGCGGTTACAGGAGGAGTACCTGGAGGGGAAACAGCCGAAGTTCGACATCTCGGCCGGGCCGATCCCGGGCGAGTTGCACCTCGCGGCGGGCCACGAACCGGCCGCCGTCGGGGTCTGCCAGCACCTGACCGACGACGACACCGTGACGGCGCCCCACCGGCCGCACCACGTCGCCATCGCGAAGGGCGTCGACCTGAAGCGGATGACCGCCGAGATATTCGGTCGGCGGACCGGGCTCTCGAAGGGGAAAGGTGGCCACATGCACCTGTTCGACCCCGACGTGAACTTCGCCTGCAGCGGCATCATCGCGCAGGGCTGTCCGCCCGCCGTCGGCGCGGCGATGGCCGCGAAGAAGCGCAACTCGGACGCGGTCGCCGTCAGCTACGTCGGCGAGGGGGCGATCAGCCAGGGCGGGTTCCTCGAGTCGCTCAACCTCGCGTCGGTCCGGGACCTGCCCGTCGTCTTCGTCGTCGAGGACAACGACTGGGCCATCAGCATGCCGAAAGAGCGGGTGACGGACGTCGCCGACGGGTCGAAGCGGGCACAGGGGTTCGACCTGCCGGGCGAGCGTGTAGACCACAACGACCCGATCGCCGTCTACGAGGCGGCGGAACGGGCGGTCGGTCGCGCCCGCGCCGGCAACGGCCCGACGCTGATCGAGGTGCAGGTCCACCGTCGGATGGGCCACTTCATGGGCGACGCCCAGGAGTACCGCTCCGACGAGGAGGTCGAGAAACTGGACCGGCTCGACCCCATCCCGAAACTGGAGGCCCGACTCGGCAGGGAGGGGCTGTCGGACGAGCGGATCGAGGAGCTCCGAGAGGCGGCCACGCGACGCGTCGAGGACGCGATCGAGTGGGCCAAGGAGCAGCCGCAGCCGGACCCGGCGGAGGCCTACGACGATGTGTTCGTCGACCCGCCTGCGAGTACGACCGCCGCGGAGGCCGGAGGTGACGACTGA
- a CDS encoding PGF-CTERM sorting domain-containing protein, producing the protein MPSSRRRDPRIRAASAAVVLGLLLAAVAFAGAVLADDHTRAEAPHYEHDETGNATFEFLEQEDHSPGAENVSVRYTLKGGEAFDDVGASDGIAVDRFVVETDAVDHSDCAAHNIAAFGVDRGDDGSSGGYDVDLLKHTGSATFTEAGVAFEFYDYEDLGGDPPVVAADDRIVLELSDESSGGGCADTTGEIGFYNANAFLNGTGPREADRDDETYGFTVESEYTYVCECEDEEEARERIGPPPAPGTQTETPSETATATATPTSTQTGTEQPKTPTPGGEPILTATLNETVGNTGVTANASVGEDGVSADVSLNENGAGAEDGRAVDPPSPTPAEGPGFGAGVAVATLLGSSLLARRRLG; encoded by the coding sequence ATGCCCTCCAGTCGACGCCGGGACCCACGGATACGGGCCGCGAGCGCTGCGGTGGTACTCGGCCTGCTGCTCGCCGCCGTCGCCTTCGCCGGGGCCGTGCTGGCGGACGACCACACCCGGGCAGAAGCACCGCACTACGAACACGACGAGACGGGGAACGCGACCTTCGAGTTCCTCGAACAGGAGGACCACTCCCCGGGCGCGGAGAACGTCAGCGTCCGGTACACGCTGAAGGGCGGCGAGGCCTTCGACGACGTCGGCGCCTCGGACGGCATCGCCGTCGACCGGTTCGTCGTCGAGACAGACGCGGTCGACCACAGCGACTGCGCGGCGCACAACATCGCGGCGTTCGGCGTCGACCGCGGCGACGACGGGTCCAGCGGCGGCTACGACGTGGACCTGCTGAAGCACACCGGCTCCGCGACCTTCACGGAGGCCGGCGTCGCCTTCGAGTTCTACGACTACGAGGACCTCGGAGGAGACCCGCCCGTCGTGGCGGCGGACGACCGGATCGTCCTCGAGTTGAGCGACGAGTCGTCGGGCGGCGGCTGCGCCGACACGACCGGGGAGATCGGATTCTACAACGCGAACGCGTTCCTCAACGGGACGGGGCCCCGCGAGGCCGACCGGGACGACGAGACCTACGGCTTCACCGTCGAGAGCGAGTACACCTACGTCTGCGAGTGCGAGGACGAGGAGGAGGCCAGAGAGCGGATCGGACCGCCGCCGGCGCCGGGCACCCAGACGGAGACGCCGTCGGAGACCGCCACTGCGACGGCCACGCCGACGTCGACCCAGACGGGGACCGAGCAGCCGAAGACGCCCACGCCGGGCGGGGAGCCGATCTTGACCGCGACGCTGAACGAGACCGTCGGCAACACCGGCGTCACGGCGAACGCCTCCGTCGGCGAGGACGGCGTCTCCGCGGACGTGTCGCTGAACGAGAACGGGGCCGGCGCCGAGGACGGGCGGGCGGTGGACCCGCCGTCGCCGACACCAGCGGAGGGTCCGGGCTTCGGGGCCGGCGTCGCGGTCGCGACGCTGCTCGGGAGTTCGTTACTGGCGCGTCGTCGACTCGGCTGA